The Euphorbia lathyris chromosome 3, ddEupLath1.1, whole genome shotgun sequence genome contains a region encoding:
- the LOC136222777 gene encoding putative receptor-like protein kinase At3g47110, whose translation MNILSILLFIISLSIDFSSAQTIETDKQSLLAFKSQLNLNNPNSLSSWQQNSSSPCNWTGVSCTKDAGQRVVSLNLSSFGLSGTISPHIANLSFLTSLHLQNNQLSGTFPDQICNLFRLTVLNLSSNSFQGPLPSNISNLSDLQFLDLSMDMITGKIPQQVTFLTNLKVLNLGRNRFGGSIPASIGNLSSPESLILGTNSLTGAIPSDLSRLRALKILDFTINDLKGTLPSGIYNMSSLVDLAMASNQLWGEIPSDVGVTLPNLLVINLCFNMFTGGIPGSLHNLTNIRVIRMASNFLEGSVPPGLGNLAFLEMYNVGFNKIVSYGDNGLDFITSLTNNSRLQFLAVDANFLQGTIPESIGNLSKNLMKLYMGGNQISGQIPASIGNLSSLTLLNLSYNSITGPIPKEIGQLMNLQELSLAGNRISGKIPDSLGNLKRLNLIDLSRNDLAGKIPITFGNFQSLLSMDLSVNKLNGSIPKEILNLPSLSTILNLSNNFLTGNLADEIGLLESVVTIDLFNNFLSGIIPSSIRNCKSLERLYMAKNSFSGPLPASLGDLKGLEILDLSYNNLSGFIPDEIQTLQVLQSLNLSFNNLEGEVPCGGLFTNFSRVEFEGNPKLSVCSGNGGDKKKPVKVYIIISVVAIVLAICIIVVYILFVRRRKSKIAQSSSLMKEQHQMVSYQELRQGTGNFDEKNLIGKGSFGSVYKGLLGDGSAVAIKVFDVNRTGSLRSFAAECEALKSVRHRNLVKLITSCSSVDFRNREFLALVFELLSNGSLEDWINGKRTKEDGDALNLVERLNVAIDVAGAIDYLHNDCETPVVHCDLKPSNVLLNDDMTAKVGDFGLARLLIESTNDQISNSSTNVIKGTTGFIPPEYGLGVKPSTGGDVYSYGVMLLELFTGKSPTDDIFVGDMNLISWVKSGFHTNILQVVDPELVLLMENSNYDGNCEVSKIHYDCLMTVIEIGLSCSAESADGRISIRNALLKLQGARDELIKNIDNC comes from the exons ATGAATATCCTCTCCATATTACTATTCATCATCTCTTTATCTATTGATTTTTCTTCTGCTCAAACCATTGAAACAGATAAACAATCACTGCTTGCTTTCAAATCTCAACTTAACCTCAACAACCCCAACTCTCTATCTTCATGGCAACAAAACTCCTCCTCCCCTTGCAACTGGACCGGCGTCTCCTGCACCAAGGACGCCGGCCAAAGAGTAGTCTCCCTCAACCTCTCCAGTTTCGGACTTTCCGGCACCATAAGTCCTCATATCGCCAATCTCTCCTTCCTCACCTCTCTCCACCTTCAAAACAATCAACTCTCCGGCACATTCCCCGACCAAATCTGCAACCTTTTCCGATTAACCGTTCTCAACTTAAGCTCCAACTCCTTCCAAGGTCCCCTACCATCCAACATAAGCAACCTATCGGACCTCCAGTTCCTCGACTTATCAATGGAC ATGATCACCGGAAAAATCCCCCAACAAGTAACTTTCCTTACCAATCTCAAAGTTCTGAACTTGGGGAGAAACCGTTTTGGGGGGTCAATTCCAGCTTCAATTGGAAATCTTTCATCCCCGGAGAGTttgattttagggactaattctCTCACCGGAGCAATTCCGAGTGATTTAAGCCGTCTTCGAGCTCTGAAAATTCTTGATTTCACCATTAATGATTTAAAAGGAACTCTTCCTTCAGGAATTTATAATATGTCTTCTTTGGTTGATTTGGCTATGGCTTCTAATCAGTTGTGGGGTGAAATTCCGAGTGATGTTGGTGTTACGCTTCCGAATCTTTTGGTTATTAATCTGTGCTTCAATATGTTCACCGGAGGAATTCCGGGATCGTTGCATAATCTGACGAATATAAGAGTGATTCGTATGGCTTCGAATTTTCTGGAAGGAAGTGTTCCGCCGGGTTTGGGAAATCTTGCATTTTTGGAGATGTATAACGTTGGTTTTAACAAGATTGTTAGCTATGGCGATAATGGTCTTGACTTTATCACATCATTGACTAACAACTCTCGGCTTCAATTTCTTGCTGTTGATGCCAACTTTTTGCAG GGAACCATTCCAGAATCTATTGGCAATCTATCAAAGAATCTCATGAAGTTATACATGGGAGGCAATCAAATTTCCGGCCAGATTCCGGCCTCAATCGGGAATCTCAGCAGCCTGACCTTATTAAATCTGAGTTACAATTCAATTACAGGTCCAATTCCAAAAGAAATTGGACAACTAATGAATCTACAGGAGTTGAGTTTGGCTGGAAATAGAATCTCAGGAAAGATTCCAGATTCCCTTGGCAACCTTAAAAGGCTGAATCTTATTGATTTATCAAGAAATGATTTAGCAGGTAAGATTCCCATTACTTTTGGGAATTTTCAGAGTCTTCTTTCAATGGATTTATCTGTAAATAAGCTCAATGGAAGTATCCCAAAAGAAATTCTGAATCTTCCAAGTTTAAGTACTATTTTGAATCTGTCAAACAATTTCCTAACTGGAAATTTGGCAGATGAAATCGGGCTTCTCGAAAGTGTTGTTACTATTGATCTGTTTAACAATTTCTTATCCGGAATCATACCGAGTTCAATCCGAAACTGCAAAAGCTTGGAAAGATTATACATGGCGAAAAACTCGTTTTCGGGACCTCTTCCTGCTAGTTTAGGTGACTTGAAAGGGCTGGAAATTTTAGACCTTTCTTATAATAATCTTTCCGGGTTCATTCCCGATGAGATTCAAACACTACAAGTTCTTCAATCCTTGAATCTTTCGTTCAATAACTTGGAAGGAGAAGTTCCTTGCGGCGGATTGTTTACGAATTTTTCTAGGGTGGAATTCGAAGGCAATCCAAAGCTTTCGGTTTGTTCAGGAAACGGGGGCGACAAAAAAAAGCCTGTCAaagtttatataataatttccGTCGTTGCAATAGTATTAGCAATATGCATTATTGTTGTCTATATTTTGTTCGTAAGGCGAAGGAAATCAAAAATTGCTCAGTCTTCGAGCTTGATGAAAGAGCAACATCAGATGGTTTCGTACCAGGAACTTCGTCAGGGGACCGGAAACTTTGATGAGAAGAATTTGATAGGGAAAGGGAGCTTTGGGTCAGTTTACAAAGGATTACTTGGAGATGGTTCTGCTGTAGCAATCAAGGTCTTTGACGTCAACCGGACAGGATCATTGAGAAGTTTTGCGGCAGAATGCGAGGCTCTGAAGAGCGTCAGACATCGGAATCTTGTTAAGCTGATTACTTCTTGCTCGAGTGTTGATTTTAGAAACCGCGAATTTCTCGCTCTGGTTTTTGAGTTGCTTAGCAACGGAAGCTTGGAAGATTGGATCAACGGAAAGAGGACGAAAGAAGATGGTGACGCATTGAATCTTGTCGAGAGATTGAATGTGGCAATCGATGTCGCGGGCGCCATTGATTACCTACACAATGATTGCGAAACTCCTGTCGTTCATTGTGACTTGAAGCCTAGCAATGTTCTTCTGAATGATGACATGACTGCCAAGGTCGGAGATTTCGGCCTGGCTCGTTTGCTGATAGAGTCGACGAATGATCAAATCTCGAATAGCTCTACCAATGTCATTAAAGGCACCACAGGTTTCATACCTCCAG AGTACGGCCTAGGCGTGAAGCCGTCGACTGGTGGAGATGTGTACAGCTACGGAGTAATGTTGTTGGAATTATTCACCGGTAAAAGTCCTACGGATGATATTTTTGTGGGAGATATGAATCTGATTAGTTGGGTGAAATCAGGTTTCCACACAAATATTTTACAAGTTGTTGATCCTGAGTTGGTGCTACTTATGGAAAATAGTAATTATGATGGAAATTGTGAAGTTTCAAAAATCCATTATGATTGTCTGATGACAGTAATTGAGATTGGGTTATCTTGCAGTGCTGAATCTGCAGATGGTAGAATTAGCATAAGAAATGCCCTTTTGAAGCTTCAAGGTGCTAGAGATGAACTTATTAAGAATATTGATAATTGTTAG